The proteins below come from a single uncultured Carboxylicivirga sp. genomic window:
- a CDS encoding glycoside hydrolase family 97 catalytic domain-containing protein codes for MKLLNTLIIILLLGVVNTFARTITINSPNQKLQIQLINDQKSDYSNWYLKVEYLVNEHYKEIIPRIDLGLEREDQLFSKELKLVKTSKIHAIHEDYTSRHGKRSNRTNDGNEVLVNFITPQKSKLNLFLRTYNDGVAFRYEFPDKEGSYIIHDELTAYSISDSTKRWLEKFNPANEGLYSCMLDGSVQKDWCYPALFQSQDNDCWFLIHEADLNRNYCGTKLTNYEDGNVYKLSFPDEWNGRGTGKIHPSIALPWKSPWRTIMVGSLADIVESTLIDDLSSPSTLKDTSWIKPGLASWNYWSDNHGTKDYQVVCKFADLAADMGWPYTLLDWEWDAMSNGGNLNDALSYIHSLGLKPLIWYNSGGDHTWVGATPKDRMLTHENRMAEFKKLKEMGIAGVKVDFFESEKQNMINYYLDILEDAARFEIMVYFHGCLVPRGWQRTYPHLMTYEGVRGAEWYNNGPEFTTTAPEHNTTLPFTRNVVGSMDYTPVTFTNSQYPHITSYAHELALSVVFESGIQHMADRPEGYNRLPYFVKNFLRTVPCSWDNTKLLDGYPGQFAVLARRKGNVWYMGGINSDSKEKNQTVKFDFLPIGKTYKLTLISDREHDQAFSIKHLIINSNSVLNVNMLRRGGFAARIISLN; via the coding sequence ATGAAACTTTTAAATACCTTGATTATTATTTTACTTCTTGGAGTTGTTAACACTTTTGCCAGGACGATTACAATTAACTCTCCTAACCAAAAACTTCAAATTCAATTAATAAACGATCAGAAAAGTGATTATAGTAATTGGTATTTAAAAGTAGAGTATCTTGTTAATGAGCATTATAAAGAAATAATTCCACGTATTGATTTGGGATTGGAAAGAGAAGATCAGTTATTCTCAAAAGAATTAAAACTGGTTAAGACGAGTAAGATCCATGCTATACATGAAGACTATACTTCCAGGCACGGAAAACGTTCTAATCGTACGAATGATGGGAATGAAGTGCTCGTGAATTTTATTACACCACAAAAATCGAAACTGAATCTGTTTTTAAGAACTTATAATGACGGAGTCGCTTTTCGATATGAATTTCCGGATAAGGAAGGTAGTTATATCATCCATGATGAGTTGACAGCTTATTCCATTTCGGATAGTACAAAACGATGGTTAGAGAAGTTTAATCCTGCAAACGAAGGACTTTATTCCTGTATGCTTGATGGTAGCGTGCAGAAGGATTGGTGCTATCCGGCTCTTTTTCAAAGCCAAGACAATGATTGTTGGTTTTTGATTCATGAAGCAGATCTTAATCGAAACTACTGTGGAACTAAATTGACAAATTATGAAGATGGAAATGTTTATAAACTCTCTTTTCCTGATGAATGGAATGGCAGAGGTACAGGAAAAATACATCCGTCAATAGCATTACCCTGGAAATCTCCATGGAGAACCATAATGGTTGGTAGCTTGGCCGATATTGTTGAATCCACTTTGATTGATGATTTATCATCCCCTTCAACCTTAAAGGATACAAGCTGGATTAAGCCGGGATTGGCTTCCTGGAATTATTGGTCAGATAACCATGGAACAAAAGACTATCAGGTTGTATGTAAATTCGCTGATTTGGCTGCCGATATGGGATGGCCCTATACACTGCTCGATTGGGAGTGGGATGCCATGAGCAATGGAGGTAATCTAAATGATGCACTGAGCTATATTCATTCATTGGGTTTGAAGCCGTTAATCTGGTATAACTCTGGTGGCGACCATACATGGGTTGGTGCAACGCCCAAAGATCGGATGCTCACACACGAGAACCGGATGGCTGAGTTTAAGAAACTGAAAGAGATGGGTATTGCAGGTGTAAAAGTTGACTTTTTTGAAAGTGAAAAGCAAAATATGATTAACTATTATCTGGATATACTGGAAGATGCAGCCCGTTTTGAAATAATGGTCTATTTTCATGGATGTCTAGTGCCGCGTGGCTGGCAACGTACTTACCCTCACCTGATGACTTATGAGGGAGTTCGTGGTGCCGAATGGTACAACAACGGGCCGGAGTTTACAACAACAGCACCTGAACACAATACTACTTTGCCATTTACGCGAAATGTTGTCGGTTCAATGGATTATACTCCTGTAACCTTTACCAACTCTCAATATCCCCACATCACTTCTTATGCTCACGAATTAGCCCTTAGTGTGGTGTTTGAATCCGGTATTCAGCATATGGCTGATCGTCCTGAAGGGTATAATCGATTACCCTATTTTGTTAAAAATTTCCTGAGAACTGTACCTTGTAGTTGGGATAATACTAAATTGCTAGATGGCTATCCGGGACAATTTGCCGTTTTAGCACGCCGTAAAGGTAATGTTTGGTATATGGGAGGTATAAATTCTGATTCGAAGGAAAAGAATCAAACTGTTAAATTTGATTTCCTGCCAA